The following proteins are co-located in the Telopea speciosissima isolate NSW1024214 ecotype Mountain lineage chromosome 9, Tspe_v1, whole genome shotgun sequence genome:
- the LOC122639319 gene encoding OPA3-like protein, with amino-acid sequence MVLPLVKLGTLALKTLCKPIAGRLKKEAGLHPRFRQLIINFAQANHRFQTNVQRRIYGHATDVAIRPLNEEKAVQAAADLLGELFVFSVAGAAVIFEVQRSSRSEARKEELRKQELEAFKQKDEELAREVELLKHRLEELERLARGRGLSGLFNLKHPQTTEDVKSATPH; translated from the exons ATGGTGCTTCCTCTGGTGAAGCTCGGGACCCTCGCCCTGAAGACACTGTGCAAACCAATAGCCGGTAGGCTTAAGAAAGAGGCCGGATTGCATCCCAGGTTCCGCCAGTTGATTATCAACTTTGCCCAG GCTAATCATCGGTTCCAAACAAACGTCCAAAGGCGCATCTATGGTCATGCAACTGATGTTGCAATCCGCCCTTTGAATGAGGAGAAagctgttcaagctgctgctgatCTTCTTGGGGAACTATTTGTGTTTTCG GTTGCGGGAGCCGCTGTGATCTTTGAGGTGCAAAGAAGTTCAAGATCAGAAGCTAGAAAGGAGGAACTACGCAAGCAGGAACTAGAG GCATTTAAGCAGAAGGATGAAGAGTTGGCTAGGGAAGTTGAACTTCTGAAGCATAGACTAGAAGAGCTGGAGCGTCTTGCAAGGGGACGAGGACTGAGTGGTCTTTTCAACTTGAAGCATCCTCAGACCACTGAAGATGTAAAGTCAGCGACACCTCACTAA